The following proteins are encoded in a genomic region of Natrinema sp. DC36:
- a CDS encoding universal stress protein yields the protein MYQDILLATDGSDAARRATEHGIELANRLDATLHVLSVSEDGPHAEDQQDRLRNDPEEAAAAAATEAEESATREGVDVTTDVRHGVPQEQIVDFAETNPTDMIIVGTAGRSGLDHLISGSVAEEIVRNAPAPVLTVREGS from the coding sequence ATGTATCAGGATATACTCCTCGCGACGGACGGGAGCGACGCGGCCCGTCGGGCGACCGAGCACGGGATCGAACTCGCGAATCGACTCGACGCGACCCTGCACGTCCTCTCGGTGTCGGAGGACGGCCCGCACGCGGAGGACCAGCAGGATCGCCTCCGGAACGATCCGGAGGAGGCGGCCGCCGCGGCCGCTACGGAAGCCGAGGAGTCGGCGACTCGCGAGGGTGTCGACGTGACCACGGACGTCCGCCACGGCGTCCCCCAGGAGCAGATCGTCGACTTCGCGGAGACGAATCCGACTGATATGATTATCGTCGGGACGGCCGGTCGATCCGGGCTCGATCACCTCATCTCGGGCAGCGTCGCCGAGGAGATCGTCCGGAACGCGCCGGCCCCGGTTCTCACGGTTCGAGAGGGATCATAA
- a CDS encoding cytochrome c biogenesis protein CcdA, whose product MVDATGTTSIVFALSTGLATFFSPCAYPLLPGYVGFYVSQTDGERASLGGALSRGLLAGLGVLVTFTALLGATFWVGQSTLSSIKWFEAIAGFVLIGFGVLIVLERAPSLSIPLPKRRSSTLGFGVFGVGYALASAGCVAPLFISVVTRALSLSTTDAVVLLGTYVGTVVVLMVALTVATGMGLVAGAGRLAAYSGLLKRIAGVVMIAAGIGQLYLAIVVFELHHAILELL is encoded by the coding sequence ATGGTCGACGCGACGGGCACCACGTCGATCGTGTTCGCGCTGTCGACCGGGCTCGCGACGTTCTTCTCCCCGTGTGCGTATCCGCTCCTGCCGGGGTACGTGGGCTTTTACGTGAGTCAGACAGACGGTGAGCGAGCGTCGCTCGGCGGGGCGCTGAGCCGCGGCCTGCTCGCGGGACTCGGCGTCCTCGTCACGTTCACCGCTCTGCTCGGGGCGACGTTCTGGGTCGGTCAATCGACGCTGTCGTCGATCAAGTGGTTCGAAGCCATCGCGGGTTTCGTCCTGATCGGCTTCGGCGTGTTGATCGTCCTCGAGCGCGCGCCGTCGCTTTCGATTCCGCTCCCGAAGCGCCGCTCGAGCACGCTCGGCTTCGGGGTCTTCGGCGTCGGCTACGCGCTGGCGTCGGCCGGCTGCGTCGCGCCGCTGTTCATCAGCGTCGTCACCCGCGCGTTATCGCTGTCGACGACCGACGCGGTGGTCCTTCTGGGAACGTACGTCGGTACCGTCGTCGTGCTCATGGTCGCGTTGACCGTCGCGACGGGGATGGGACTCGTCGCCGGTGCCGGCCGACTCGCGGCCTACTCCGGTCTGCTCAAGCGGATCGCGGGAGTCGTGATGATCGCCGCCGGGATCGGGCAACTGTATCTGGCGATCGTCGTTTTCGAGTTGCATCACGCGATTCTCGAGTTGCTCTGA
- a CDS encoding bacterio-opsin activator domain-containing protein yields the protein MSDGTATVVGDAPRVLVVGDSAAADDATETLAARFEGGSLLRERTLEGARERLAEREVHCLVCPFVPADDGRSEPSETLLERLAAGADDRPIVAVIDSDDADRSDRADCADGTDDAHRTDHADGPDRALAAGASDVVARDESPAVLTARVRNAAERARFRLAAAESDRRYRSILESAGAVVWVLDADGDIEYATPTVESRLGYTPTELERTAMDRLVHPDDRAAVREALASVTDAPVGTTERVTPRLGHADGTWNVSELTLANRLADPTVEGVVVTRTGAGSAADSAIDDGIRAGVDRLADAFFTLGPRDELRYANDAALSLFTGTDTGLGEGTGPETSTAERSSDRADPIGTVVWSLLPDDLSEALYDGVRAAETTGSTETFGTTVPPLEERLTVTVHPGDDGVSVHAREHPLDAATSVNEDRLEFLESVVDALDDGIAVLEGTTIRLANPALLDLADADALVGRELEDVFADDLAATIRERARSPVIRWMEPVSGVLATDASPPVDVFVAPLSDPDRTLCVVRDGRDSRAAALSSIRRALDALRRAETPSAVRDAATGAIREFAGADVAVWYRADDDRLRPATVAAADRIGGDQRSLEPPPIDPAGSPLSDVLENGASVGHPDENGAVAHPETERSTVYERTEFENLLARTGLRAERVLAVSVGTRAVVLATSTDPMAFDGLESDPIEAVTDAATIALESLERADGLRASQHERARLETVVERTERVWDAGQSILAADTREAVERRLCEAIVSLDPLESDGEIALAWVGHADDGRERVVPSTWAGRDGEFLESTTVPLQTDVGAPTGAAAATREPVVLDDLSVDRREHTNEDQSWRRRLLERGFRSALGVALTADGVGYGTLTAYADRPSAFDDRTRRACRHLASIAGTVIGAIETKRALLADRITELEVVVRDDAEALSSIARGIGRPIDVRAIVPRSSGGSTVFCAVDGGDSDAIRETIGSLSAVDAISIVDRDTGGTVLEIGLREPTVARAIAEHGGILRSVTPADGRCRLVIELGDPVDVRSFLEHLERAHPGTELVARRKRDRSPRPVRPFDDLSQHLPERQRRTLEAAYYGGFFEWPREHTGEEVADSLGISQPTFSRHLRLGQRKLFALLFDELEAD from the coding sequence GTGAGCGACGGCACCGCAACCGTCGTCGGTGACGCGCCTCGCGTGCTGGTCGTCGGCGATTCCGCTGCCGCCGACGATGCGACGGAGACGCTCGCCGCCCGGTTCGAGGGCGGTTCGCTACTCAGGGAGCGGACGCTCGAGGGGGCCCGTGAGCGACTCGCCGAGCGCGAGGTACACTGTCTCGTCTGCCCGTTCGTCCCGGCCGACGACGGGCGATCGGAACCGAGCGAAACGTTGCTCGAGCGCCTCGCCGCCGGAGCCGACGACCGGCCGATCGTAGCCGTGATCGATAGCGACGACGCCGACCGTTCAGACCGTGCTGACTGCGCCGACGGCACAGACGACGCCCACCGTACAGACCACGCCGACGGCCCCGATCGCGCGCTCGCGGCGGGAGCGAGCGACGTCGTCGCTCGTGACGAGTCCCCGGCGGTGCTGACCGCTCGAGTGAGAAACGCGGCCGAGCGAGCGCGATTCCGTCTGGCCGCGGCGGAATCCGATCGGCGCTACCGATCGATCCTCGAGAGCGCCGGCGCGGTCGTCTGGGTGCTCGACGCCGACGGCGACATCGAGTACGCGACGCCGACGGTCGAGTCGCGGCTGGGGTACACGCCGACCGAACTCGAGCGGACGGCGATGGACCGGCTCGTTCACCCGGACGATCGAGCGGCGGTTCGCGAGGCGCTCGCCTCCGTGACCGACGCACCGGTCGGGACGACCGAACGCGTGACGCCGCGGCTCGGCCACGCCGACGGCACGTGGAACGTTTCGGAACTGACCCTCGCGAACCGGCTCGCGGATCCGACCGTCGAGGGGGTCGTCGTCACAAGAACCGGTGCGGGATCGGCGGCCGATTCGGCGATCGACGACGGGATTCGCGCGGGCGTCGACCGGCTCGCGGACGCGTTTTTCACCCTCGGCCCGCGGGACGAACTCCGGTACGCGAACGACGCCGCGCTGTCGCTGTTCACCGGTACCGATACCGGTCTCGGCGAGGGAACCGGGCCCGAGACGAGCACTGCGGAGCGCTCGAGCGACCGCGCCGATCCGATCGGAACCGTCGTCTGGAGCCTCCTTCCGGACGACCTCAGCGAGGCGCTCTACGACGGCGTTCGAGCGGCCGAGACGACGGGCTCGACCGAGACGTTCGGAACGACCGTTCCCCCGCTCGAGGAGCGGCTCACCGTGACCGTTCACCCCGGCGACGACGGCGTCTCGGTCCACGCGCGGGAACATCCCCTCGACGCCGCGACCTCGGTGAACGAAGACCGCCTCGAATTCCTCGAATCCGTCGTCGACGCGCTCGACGACGGGATCGCCGTCCTCGAGGGGACGACGATTCGGCTGGCGAACCCGGCGCTGCTCGATCTCGCCGATGCGGACGCGCTCGTCGGACGGGAACTCGAGGACGTGTTCGCGGACGACCTCGCGGCGACGATTCGGGAGCGGGCTCGGTCACCGGTCATTCGGTGGATGGAACCGGTTTCGGGTGTTCTCGCGACCGACGCGTCCCCGCCGGTCGACGTCTTCGTCGCGCCGCTTTCGGACCCCGACCGAACGCTCTGTGTCGTCCGCGACGGGCGCGACTCTCGAGCGGCCGCCCTGTCGTCGATCCGACGCGCGCTCGACGCGCTCCGCCGGGCCGAGACGCCGTCGGCCGTTCGAGACGCCGCCACGGGTGCCATCCGGGAATTCGCCGGCGCTGACGTGGCCGTCTGGTATCGCGCCGATGACGACCGCCTTCGTCCGGCGACGGTCGCGGCGGCGGACCGCATCGGCGGCGATCAGCGTTCGCTCGAGCCGCCGCCGATCGATCCCGCCGGGAGCCCGCTGTCCGACGTTCTCGAGAACGGGGCGTCGGTCGGTCATCCGGACGAAAACGGAGCGGTTGCTCACCCGGAAACCGAGAGATCGACAGTCTACGAGCGGACGGAGTTCGAGAATCTCCTCGCGCGCACCGGGCTCCGTGCCGAGCGAGTTCTCGCCGTCTCGGTCGGGACTCGGGCAGTGGTCCTCGCGACCAGTACCGACCCAATGGCGTTCGACGGACTCGAGTCGGATCCGATCGAGGCGGTGACGGACGCCGCGACGATTGCGCTCGAGTCACTCGAGCGTGCCGACGGCCTCCGGGCGTCTCAGCACGAGCGTGCTCGCCTCGAAACCGTCGTCGAGCGGACGGAGCGGGTGTGGGATGCGGGGCAGTCGATACTGGCGGCCGACACGCGCGAGGCGGTCGAACGACGGCTCTGTGAGGCGATCGTGTCCCTGGATCCGCTCGAATCGGACGGCGAAATAGCGCTCGCATGGGTCGGTCACGCGGACGACGGTCGCGAACGAGTGGTCCCGTCGACGTGGGCCGGTCGCGACGGCGAGTTCCTCGAGTCGACGACAGTTCCCCTGCAGACGGACGTCGGCGCGCCGACGGGAGCGGCGGCCGCGACGCGCGAACCGGTCGTCCTCGACGACCTCTCGGTCGATCGGCGCGAGCACACGAACGAGGACCAATCGTGGCGACGGCGGCTCCTCGAGCGAGGATTCCGGTCCGCGCTCGGTGTGGCGCTCACCGCTGACGGGGTCGGGTACGGAACGCTGACCGCGTACGCGGACCGACCGTCGGCGTTCGACGATCGAACCCGACGCGCCTGTCGTCACCTCGCCTCGATCGCCGGGACTGTGATCGGGGCGATCGAGACGAAACGCGCGTTGCTCGCCGATCGGATCACCGAACTCGAGGTCGTCGTCCGGGACGACGCCGAAGCGCTGTCGTCGATCGCTCGCGGCATCGGCCGACCGATCGACGTGCGGGCGATCGTCCCTCGCTCGTCGGGCGGATCGACGGTGTTCTGTGCGGTCGACGGTGGCGATTCGGATGCGATTCGAGAGACGATCGGATCGCTGTCGGCGGTCGACGCGATTTCGATCGTCGACCGCGACACCGGCGGGACCGTCCTCGAAATCGGCCTGCGGGAACCCACCGTCGCGCGAGCGATCGCGGAGCACGGTGGGATCCTCCGATCCGTCACGCCGGCCGACGGTCGCTGCCGACTCGTGATCGAACTCGGCGACCCGGTCGACGTTCGCTCGTTCCTCGAGCACCTCGAGCGGGCCCATCCCGGCACGGAACTGGTCGCTCGGCGGAAACGCGATCGATCACCACGTCCGGTGCGCCCGTTCGACGATCTGAGCCAGCACCTCCCGGAGCGCCAGCGTCGGACGCTCGAGGCGGCCTACTACGGCGGCTTTTTCGAGTGGCCGCGCGAGCACACCGGCGAGGAGGTCGCGGACTCGCTCGGGATCTCCCAGCCGACGTTCAGTCGCCATCTCCGGCTGGGCCAGCGGAAACTGTTCGCGCTATTGTTCGACGAACTCGAGGCCGACTGA
- a CDS encoding iron transporter, translating into MKRRGFLRGTAGIGAVGAAGTAGLAGCLERLGFEEESAWANPPLVENRPDAVYLPASREEMGTYGTATDGDYAAALSYTFPHRFWTVEATSEGKTLVEVNADDSLHLMVSVWDRETHTALPATLRLEVSQDGEPVDAGTSSPWPMISQRMGFHYGDNVQLPGEGEYTVRVTVNPVTGIERTGAFEGRLESPGSLEIDFEYARSDLHDLSFETIAEDRRGSREALPLMDHGDHGGDGGDSGDDGGNGDGGDHGDGAGQPPMGRGVAIEELPGQVFEPQRSGDATFVALVSDADRFTDGSSYVAVSPRTPYNDIVLSFTSLSAAVEGNGSVRQNELAEALDHEIGHHYGVAVDDLEPGDRVTVSVDSPPQVSRHDGYETAFFDFEDLTYTI; encoded by the coding sequence ATGAAACGCCGGGGATTTCTCCGCGGAACAGCAGGGATCGGTGCCGTCGGAGCCGCCGGAACAGCCGGACTCGCCGGCTGTCTCGAGCGACTCGGGTTCGAAGAAGAATCGGCGTGGGCGAACCCGCCGCTCGTCGAGAACCGGCCCGACGCGGTCTACCTCCCGGCATCGCGCGAGGAGATGGGGACCTACGGGACGGCGACCGACGGCGACTACGCGGCCGCGCTGTCGTACACTTTCCCCCATCGATTCTGGACTGTCGAAGCCACCAGCGAGGGGAAGACGCTCGTCGAGGTCAACGCCGACGACAGCCTCCACCTCATGGTCTCCGTCTGGGATCGCGAGACGCACACCGCCCTCCCGGCGACCCTGCGCCTCGAAGTCTCTCAGGACGGCGAGCCGGTCGATGCCGGCACCTCGTCGCCGTGGCCAATGATCTCCCAGCGAATGGGGTTTCACTACGGCGATAACGTCCAGCTCCCCGGGGAAGGCGAGTACACCGTTCGGGTCACCGTCAACCCCGTTACCGGGATCGAGCGGACCGGTGCGTTCGAGGGCCGCCTCGAGTCGCCCGGCTCGCTCGAGATCGACTTCGAGTACGCTCGGTCGGATCTTCACGACCTCTCGTTCGAGACGATCGCCGAGGATCGGCGGGGGAGTCGCGAGGCGTTGCCGCTGATGGATCACGGGGATCACGGCGGCGACGGTGGGGACAGCGGGGACGATGGAGGAAATGGCGACGGCGGCGACCATGGCGACGGGGCCGGACAACCGCCGATGGGACGGGGCGTGGCGATCGAGGAACTTCCCGGCCAGGTCTTCGAGCCCCAGCGCAGCGGTGATGCGACGTTCGTCGCGCTCGTCTCCGACGCCGACCGATTCACCGATGGGAGTTCCTACGTTGCGGTCAGTCCCAGAACGCCGTACAACGACATCGTCCTCTCGTTCACGTCCCTGTCAGCGGCCGTCGAGGGCAACGGCTCGGTCCGCCAGAACGAACTCGCGGAAGCGCTCGATCACGAGATCGGCCACCACTACGGGGTCGCGGTCGACGACCTCGAGCCCGGCGATCGCGTGACGGTCTCGGTCGACTCGCCGCCGCAAGTGTCCCGTCACGACGGCTATGAGACGGCGTTTTTCGACTTCGAGGACCTGACCTATACGATCTGA
- a CDS encoding SCO family protein, whose product MERRTYLGSLGTMGITSVAGCLGDLLGGDSNPDTILEPPEEEAQYGDYSYPTYGEEFPSFSLTDPIAEETVSRDDFVGERPFVITYFYGSCPDGMCDTLLQHLTRIQEDAIESGYEDDVGLLAVTFDPDRDTADALRTYSEERGIDPDAGHWHYLRPEDNETAKTILEETFGLPLRREESSNNESTNETVSGTESENESSGADGADGLEYTFTHSALVQIVNERGIVERAYPKASSQRDAVNTQVMVEDTRTVVGVDE is encoded by the coding sequence ATGGAACGGCGGACATACCTCGGCTCGCTCGGAACGATGGGGATCACGAGCGTTGCCGGCTGTCTCGGTGATCTACTCGGCGGTGACTCCAATCCGGATACGATACTCGAGCCCCCGGAAGAAGAGGCCCAGTACGGTGACTACTCGTATCCGACGTACGGCGAGGAGTTCCCGTCGTTCTCGCTCACCGATCCGATTGCGGAGGAGACCGTCTCCCGCGACGATTTCGTCGGCGAACGGCCGTTCGTGATAACGTACTTCTACGGATCCTGCCCGGACGGCATGTGCGACACGCTCCTCCAGCACCTCACTCGGATACAGGAAGACGCCATCGAGAGCGGCTATGAGGACGATGTCGGTTTGCTCGCGGTGACGTTCGATCCCGACCGTGACACGGCCGACGCCCTTCGGACCTACAGTGAAGAGCGGGGGATCGACCCCGACGCGGGACACTGGCACTACCTCCGCCCCGAGGACAACGAGACGGCCAAAACGATCCTCGAGGAAACGTTCGGACTCCCACTTCGGCGCGAGGAGTCGTCGAATAACGAATCGACGAACGAGACCGTTTCAGGTACCGAATCCGAGAACGAATCGTCCGGTGCCGACGGTGCCGATGGTCTCGAGTACACGTTCACCCATTCCGCACTCGTTCAGATCGTCAACGAACGCGGAATCGTCGAGCGCGCGTACCCGAAGGCGAGCAGTCAACGCGACGCGGTCAACACGCAGGTGATGGTCGAAGACACGAGAACGGTCGTGGGGGTGGACGAGTAG
- a CDS encoding TlpA disulfide reductase family protein → MRRREVLAGLGSAGVVAGAGAVAAFGVPSFNDDSDGSSGLVGRQHDPYEIETADAPGSEAGTVTVPAPDRPTFIDFFATWCDPCIKQMDALATTHERVGDEVLFLSVTSEPVGETISEAELAEWWDENDGNWTIGLDPTSELTSRYWGSPYPSAVAIDASGTVRWHDSGIKTADELVAGIERALEGGAE, encoded by the coding sequence ATGCGTCGCCGTGAGGTCCTCGCCGGCCTCGGCAGCGCGGGCGTCGTCGCCGGTGCCGGTGCCGTCGCAGCGTTCGGCGTCCCCTCGTTCAACGACGACTCCGACGGATCGTCCGGACTCGTCGGCCGACAGCACGATCCCTACGAGATCGAGACGGCTGACGCGCCGGGGAGCGAAGCCGGTACCGTCACCGTCCCCGCGCCGGATCGACCGACGTTCATCGACTTCTTCGCGACGTGGTGTGATCCCTGTATCAAACAGATGGACGCCCTCGCCACGACTCACGAGCGAGTCGGCGACGAGGTCCTCTTTCTGTCCGTCACGAGCGAACCGGTCGGCGAGACGATTTCCGAGGCGGAGCTCGCCGAGTGGTGGGACGAAAACGACGGTAACTGGACGATCGGTCTCGATCCGACCTCGGAGCTCACCAGTCGATACTGGGGATCGCCCTATCCGTCAGCCGTGGCGATCGACGCCTCGGGGACCGTCCGGTGGCACGATTCCGGCATCAAGACCGCCGACGAACTCGTCGCGGGCATCGAACGCGCCCTCGAGGGAGGGGCCGAGTGA